One region of Malania oleifera isolate guangnan ecotype guangnan chromosome 6, ASM2987363v1, whole genome shotgun sequence genomic DNA includes:
- the LOC131158032 gene encoding E3 ubiquitin-protein ligase KEG-like has product MAEQTGASPPAASFEYELFEGDPDHLRTVVATSTQISPWIEPASLKLKHRIGRGSFGDVWLATHHQSSDDYDEYHEIAVKMLQPMKENHMQAFLDKLDSLFLKLRELQGVCWLHGVSIKSGKVCIAMKIYEGSLGDHMAHLKGGKLPLPDVLRYGIQLAKGILELHSIGVLVLNLKPSNFLLNEHDQAILGEFGVPYLFLGIPLPDLDMVVRLGTPNYMAPEQWEPEVRGPISFETDTWGFGCSIVEMLTGIQPWFGRSIEEMYQSVVIKQEKPDVPSGLPPAVENVLNGCFEYDLRNRPLLADFLQAFESSQSAVYSDGGWIGLGSITVTGRVNSRGYTAWFLAKDHLQVGDTVRSRKPLNACIPETMDVLEGTVVGLESDTDRDGFVLVRIHGMGNPLRVQVTTLERVTCGLAVGDWVYLEEENTKHSSVGVLHSVQRDGSVTVGFIGLQTLWRGFSSELKMYEPLFVGQFVRLKANVSTPRFEWPHRRGGSWATGRISQILPNGCLIVKFPGRLVFRDEPNCFLADPAEVELVSFDTCTGVVEKYQHIEDFHWAVRPLVIAVGVITAMKFGFFVGRNVSAKLKPQRILTRGDDHYQDGQAGGNQAWLPPPVANILFREGASTAAAAR; this is encoded by the exons ATGGCTGAGCAAACAGGAGCATCTCCTCCAGCTGCTTCTTTTGAGTATGAACTGTTTGAAGGAGATCCTGACCATCTCAGGACTGTTGTGGCTACATCAACTCAGATTAGCCCCTGGATTGAGCCTGCATCATTGAAACTTAAGCACAGAATAGGGAGAGGCTCCTTTGGTGATGTTTGGTTGGCAACTCATCATCAGTCATCTGATGATTATGATGAGTATCATGAAATAGCTGTTAAGATGTTGCAGCCAATGAAGGAGAATCACATGCAAGCTTTTTTGGATAAGTTGGACAGCTTATTTTTAAAGCTCCGAGAACTCCAAGGTGTCTGCTGGTTGCATGGGGTCTCAATTAAAAGTGGAAAG GTCTGCATTGCTATGAAAATCTATGAGGGATCATTGGGTGATCATATGGCTCATCTCAAAGGAGGGAAGCTTCCACTGCCTGATGTTTTAAG GTATGGGATCCAATTGGCAAAAGGAATTCTGGAGTTGCACTCAATAGGTGTCCTGGTGCTGAATCTCAAGCCTTCTAATTTCCTTCTGAATGAACATGACCAAGCAATCCTTGGAGAGTTTGGAGTTCCATATCTTTTTCTGGGGATTCCATTACCCGATTTAGACATGGTTGTGAGACTTGGAACCCCAAATTACATGGCTCCAGAACAATGGGAACCAGAAGTAAGAGGTCCAATATCCTTTGAGACAGATACATGGGGATTTGGTTGCAGCATTGTGGAGATGTTAACTGGCATTCAGCCTTGGTTTGGAAGATCAATTGAAGAAATGTACCAGTCAGTTGTAATAAAGCAGGAGAAGCCAGATGTCCCAAGCGGATTGCCTCCTGCTGTTGAGAACGTTCTTAATGGTTGCTTTGAATATGACTTGCGAAATCGACCCTTATTAGCAGATTTCTTGCAAGCTTTTGAAAG CTCGCAGAGTGCTGTTTACAGTGATGGGGGATGGATTGGCCTAGGAAGTATAACAGTTACAGGAAGAGTAAATAGCAGGGGCTATACTGCATGGTTCCTTGCTAAGGATCACCTCCAAGTAGGTGACACTGTTCGTTCAAGAAAGCCCTTAAATGCATGCATACCAGAAACCATGGATGTCCTGGAAGGGACTGTTGTTGGTTTGGAGAGTGACACCGATCGTGATGGTTTTGTTCTGGTGAGAATCCATGGAATGGGGAACCCTCTAAGAGTACAAGTAACAACTCTTGAGAGGGTTACATGTGGCTTGGCTGTGGGGGACTGGGTATACTTGGAGGAGGAAAACACCAAACACTCATCTGTGGGTGTCCTACATTCTGTGCAGCGTGATGGAAGCGTAACTGTTGGATTTATAGGGTTACAAACTCTCTGGAGAGGATTTTCTTCTGAGCTTAAAATGTATGAACCTCTTTTTGTGGGACAGTTTGTGAGGTTAAAGGCAAATGTCTCTACTCCTCGGTTTGAGTGGCCTCACAGAAGGGGAGGGTCATGGGCCACTGGAAGGATTTCTCAAATACTTCCAAATGGGTGTCTTATTGTGAAGTTTCCTGGGAGACTTGTTTTCAGAGATGAACCCAACTGCTTCTTGGCTGATCCAGCTGAAGTCGAACTAGTATCTTTCGATACTTGCACTGGGGTGGTGGAGAAATACCAACATATTGAGGACTTTCACTGGGCTGTGAGACCACTTGTAATAGCAGTTGGTGTCATTACAGCCATGAAATTCGGCTTCTTTGTTGGGCGAAATGTAAGCGCAAAACTGAAGCCTCAGAGAATTCTTACGCGTGGTGATGACCATTATCAAGATGGCCAGGCCGGTGGTAATCAGGCATGGCTTCCACCGCCAGTTGCAAATATCCTTTTCAGAGAAGGTGCTTCCACTGCTGCTGCTGCTAGGTAA